TTAAAAAACttaatagataagataatagaCTAGATACttgactataataataatagtatcctatagactagactactagatctagacagtcAGTAATAGTACTTAGTAGTATAGTAGTACTATTACTACTACTCACTACTACTACTAGGTAACTAGTAGTAAGTATAAGCAGGCTACAACTTGTACTACTAGTTACTAGGAGTACTATAAACTATACATATAACATTctactaattctagatctactcatctactactagatctagaatattagaTATAATCTAGAAGACTATGCTatctactagaatctagactagtcgGTCACTAGTAACTAGAAATTAACTAGATGATGAGTAGAGTAGATTAATCTAGGAATCTAGTCACATCTATACTACTCTAGACTGTGtctctagactgactagactctGACTAGTAATTATAATGACAAGATGTCAATCTACTATTAGTAGCCGTAGGTCAGGTGGTAGTGTCATACATAGATGATGATAGTAATTCAACTATAGAGgtcatagatgatagatctatgatTAATGATAATctatcattatcatcttcatcatctatcatctaaagatctagactcttaAAATGTGGTGAAGTTACTCTAACTAAGACTCTATACTAACATAATCTTAGTATTACTTATATGTTCTTTTAGTAGTGGCTGGCTGGCTGGTCATATGGTTATTGTTCATATTGTGAAAGTGGGTGTGGGTAAGAGGTTCCTGTCTAAAAGCAGCATAGAGTATATTAAATATTCACCAGAAAACTAAAAGATTGTACATATTATGAACTTTTGTATTGAGGGCAGGGAGGGAGACAGAAAgtaaaagtgatactagaattaatgagccaaatgtatgtgtgtttgcaTCATGAGGCATTATAAAGTGGATCACTCCaattcaagtcaaaagtcttaGTCAGATAACATATGATAAgcagggtgaaaaaaaaaggggggggggtccaagatagacagagaaagagagagaactatTCCAGATCAATTTAACAGATATTAAAATTCATAGGCTAGAAATTGTTAAAATGTTCATGTGAAATTGATCAAGAAATAGGATATTCTGGCcccaaaaaacaacattatattaaacagatattttttttttgttgtagatAACAAAAGTATGCAAGAAGTTGAGAATATTTATGAACAAAGATGTTTAAAGATATTAAagaatattgataaaacaaatattcacaattTGCCAGAACCACAGAAATGCCAATATTTACAGACAATTGCTCAGGTAAATCAACAACTTAATCTGCAGGATATGTTTTTCAAATTAGCCTGTATTAAACTAGACTATATGtgaatctttaattctgactGATAGGCATTTAACATTATATGGTTATGAAGGCAaatctcaatataaaaaaagtctCAGCTGTATTGGTGGATTTTTCTTTCTACAGTATTTTAGAAAAGGATAGAGttatctctctgtttctctagaTAAAAATTGGACCAAATAGAAGCAAATGTTATTTTGAAATAACAGAAGCTGACTTAAATACATTCTCTAGAGATTTaaacatggatggctgcctggtgatGTAGTATGAGATTTGGTCTGTCAATTGATGATGATCCCGGGTTCTAACCCTTCTCACTGCCATTCCATATTCTCCAGCGAAAGTTTTGAGATAGGACttagattatcttcaaatctgaaggaacatcagaaacatgtcaaGCAAACATGTGGTCAACATTTATGTTCAGCAAAATTGAATTAAAGACAGCTGTTATTTTACTGCTTTCATTATTGTGCTGTAGTTACTACATTtataatcttttcatttttcgtatatatttatGAAAAGCAGCTGCATAAACAataccctttttttaaattgttaacaTCTTTATTTGTATAGCTTAGTCCTTAACTTAATCCCCCCTCCTCAATAGACCAAACAAAAAGCTTCATTTGCATCAAATGAGGCAAAATATATGTTGACATTGCATATTGTGTGAACTGAATGTTACAAGTTTTCAGACTTttccttattatttttaatactttatcagttaactatttatatttttaaacaaaaggtttgaaaataaaatgccaCTAGATGACAACTGTCTTAATTAAACAGAGTTATCAGTTATGACtagcatattttattttaatttgtgtttccCTCTAAATACAATTAATTCCAATATTTACCTTTCCATTTTGAGATCAGACTCTGTCTGGTATTGTTATATGATAATGATTTTCCATTAGCACATATCTGGTAATTTCTGCTGGTTGAGTTTTCATGAAAAACTTGCTACCATTACACATTTGTTTAACATCACTTTGTTATTttatccaaatgaaattatttaagGCAAAGAAAGatgtttattcattattttaccctgtgtttttatttagtttgtcTTAGAACTGACCTATATTGATGAATGTAAACTTGTTGAGGAAGAATTTCCACCAGAGGATCCAACAACATTCTCTCGTGTTATGTTTATTATAGGTATGATAATTTATTCTAGTGTAGGTGCCATGTAGCAATAATATATTGATGAATGTAAACTTGTTGAGGAAGAATTTCCACCAGAGGATCCAACAACATTCTCTCATGTTATGTTTTTTATGGGTATGATAATTTATTTTAGTGTAGGTGCCATGTAGCAATAATATAATGAACATTTACAAAATAAGCAAGATGGGAATGATTTTGTTGTTGATAATTCAGGCATTTTTAACTGATTATTTTTACGTCCAAAATTGTTTCAAAAGTTTTATTACTTCtcttaaattttaaagttaataGATGGGTTTAAATCATTCTAATTTATAAATACTTCTCCAGTCATGGCTAGCATGATCAATTTTTAAcagttttattaattaataatttttttatcacATGATTAACATACAGGTTAATTAGAATTTAACATTTAATAAGCAGTAAATGTTAATAAATTGCAGTGACtttaacaaatttaaatgtaatttaatttaaaagctAAAAGTTTGGTTAAACTAGTTTATATTTTCCATCTCACAGATTTTCTCCATGGCCTATTAACCTTACTCATTTCTTTGTAGTTTCAGTGGCACTTTTTTTTATGGTGTGCCATTACAACAATATGTTGTCATGACTGCCTGGTTATGTGGTTTACACTATGGGCTAGGACATATGAATCCTTATTTTGAAAGTCACCCTTGAGTCTCTAAAGAGCCTTTAAAaaattggggagggggggggggttacactAGTTGCCAATGAAATCTACTATGTACTCATGTCAGTGGagttgattttgtatttatgcAGCAGTGTCTCCTAGTAACTCCCTATCATCAAATCAACATTCAAACCAACCAGTCACATATGTATTATTATGatgaaaacataaatatttatgttgtctgcacacaaaaacattaaaatcagACAAGTTTTCTAGCCACTAGAGCACATTTCTTTGTTGCAATTTTTTCCTAAAATTTTTATCTTGCCTAGTAGTCAGTCACCTCTATACTGTAtacacttgttgtttttttagtctgACTCAATCACTTCTGTGACTTCAAGGATggaatataaattttttttttttatctcaaagTTCAAGGGGACCTGTTACCATCTGTTTGAATTTATTTAATCCAGTCTTGTTCTTTACCTGGTTTATTTCTACTGAAGGCTTGCCCTGGAACAAATGTTTCTGTATGTTTTTAGTAGCTTTTAGAGCTCAGATAGTGTGTTTGCATTCTTAGTCAGTATAAACACATAGTAGCTATAtcatgtaaaaataatatacaagttttcactcatttattttatttattcattttacaGATACATTAAGTAGAGTTGATAATCTAGCACAACTACTTCTGCCGAATAAATCTGTAAGGAATGTTTTTGTTAtacttttcaatattttattcattatcttattttgtatgttaaaaaatgatatttttcttctgattattttttttttctcctttcagATTTTGGAAAGTTTAGGCCCTGACATATTGGAGTGTTTACATTGGCGGAAAGGAGCATTATTTTACATGTACTGTCACACTCTTAATGCCAAGCAGGAACCTTCAGGTTTTCCAGATCACTATCAAAAGGTACTTTACAAATGGGATtcatgctgctttttttttattgtgtaatCATAGTTGTATATACTACTGGATATAATATACAAACTCATCTCTGTTTGTGCTTTTGATAATTATGATTTTAACCATTGTTTTCAAATGATCAAGTGTTTAGAAAATGGAGTTGAACATTTGAAGTCTTTGCTGTGTACAAGAAATAAACCTCAATGGTTAAGAATGGTTGATGGCCAGGTCTGTGATAGAGAATATGAAGAAGATGATCATACTTTTTTACTTACTGAAGGTAAatgttttgtcatttaaaattaACTTGCAATCTCATGGATAGATCTCtacttaaaaaaatgaatctaaataatttggatattttgttattattaataaaaaacaCAATCATTGCAAAATGTATTTAAGTGTACTCTACTAtacctttaatatatatatttatggcctccttcagtcacaaagtgactatggatcatctcatagaaatgagatgaatgcctgggcattagctatggttggaATGATGTTGCTCATATAGCAGTTCCCCCCGCTCCATACACCTGATGTTCCAAAGGAAAGGCCAATGCAGATTCAGTCCAcagtatactttaaaatattctCTTATTTACTCCCAAGATCAAATATATAGATAAAGCCTTATAAGGTTGTTCTAAAGTAACACTGTTATGAACATGAGACTCTACTTATTAAGGCAACACAAAACTGTTGTTACTTGTATATGTATTTTAATCATGTTTACAGAACACACTGTTAATAATGTTTCTTTGTCCATTCCTTTTCactgcatttcttttttttcttacatccTCTTTCAGCATGCATATGGGCCATTCCAGATTTACACCTTGCTGTGCTCTGACCATAGCCAACACAATCATATCCTTTAATGGATGCCTGGTTATTGCTATGAGCTCTGGATTGCCATTAAGATGGTCCCTGCCCGCCATCCCCTGCCATCCTGCAGCAAGTTTGAGCTagaatgtaaaaatgttccatCTCTGAAACAATGtctgaaaatgttttcttttatttactcaaatattttgttttctcttatgAACAGGTTTGTACAGTGACATTCATCTTCTGGCTCTCATGTACTGTGGGGAGCTTTGTTACTGGCTTATTCAACACAGCATCAGGCCAGAACACTCTCCTGTCACTGAGGTAGTCAGCTCCGACACTTCTAGTTTTCCTACCTCTCAGGGTAAGCCTGAACTCAATGTTGACAGTAGAACTATAAACTGGGATGTGTATAGACAAACAGGTCAGGCTTGtttaaaagtttatataaagtCTGCTACTGGTCCGCTGTCACCTGGAGGATGGAGCACAAATAGAGCGGAGGAAATTATAAACTATTTGAATTGTCATTAAAAATGCCACAGAGGTTTCTGTCTTGTTTTTTATTGGGATACTTGAGTTTTACTATTGAAAATGTTTCTAATGATTAATGTTAGTTATCAgaattaaatttctaaaaattagaattcataTACTTTCACCTTCTGATTGATGATTTAATTAAATAGTTGTtctgcactaattaaatataatccTATTTTTCATAGCTAATAAATGCATACCTAATAAGTCTTTTTTTATGCCAAtaatttaaagtataaaaattgtaaaaattaaagtatttaaaagtaTTGATAAAATTGAGTCTTACAAATAGTGTCTTTCCTGAATATGATCCTTTATAgtaatttcatttctttatgttaGTGATCAAATGTTAAtggattgatatatatatatatgttagtgaTCAAATGTTAAtggattgatatatatatatatatatatatatatatatatatatatatatacatatattttaattgatatatatatatatatatatatatatatatatatatatatatacatatattgaaGTGGACAAATCTGTGTCCTAAAACTTCTTTAGTTCAAAATTTCATTCTTTACTGGTATTCAACCTCAAGACACCTTGGTTTTTAATCACTCTGCCACTTTACAGCATATATAAAATGGATAAAAAATTAGATATGTCAACAATAAAcagataaataaagaagaaatctAGAATTGAACTAAGGTTTAACAggggaaaaaaactttttatttgcATACAAATTGTTGACATACTGTACAAGAGTTACACAGCATTTGTGAAATATTGAAATTCTAAGATCACAGACAAAAATAACAGTAACAATTGATCACACCAAGTCACTAGGAATCTCTgtctttagtttttttcttcacttttttAAGCCTCTCCCATCTGATAGTCTCTGCCTCAAGTGATGCCAACTCCATGATTCTTTGCTGAAAAGATGCTGTAGCACCACTCAGAGGATCAGCATACTTGGGCTCTGAAATAGGATTAAAATAAACTACATTATGAAAATCAATACTAGCACATTATCTGAAATAGAAAGTcatgctttaaaaaatgaactacataaaaaaaaacaagtaaaataaataaaaaataccttaacaagacaacaacaaagcttCTAATCTATTGAGTGAAAAggtatcaattattttaaacGAATCATGCAATTAATTTTCAATAGAGCTAGACTAACAGTAGTAAATGTGTGCATTttggaaatatttgtattgCAGCTTTTATGGTTATAGAATGCACCATGGTCCAACCACTTTTGTGGATCAGTTGggtagggggtatctgggagaaggtttctgtgctgccttttcaaatgTTATTTCTAAAAAAGTTGCTCATGGGAAAAATTCAAAACGATTCCACCCACACAggcagacaaagtgagttgatataagtttagaataaaaaataaagaaaatgtgaaGTCCGTTTTGTAGTTTTTTATTAAGTAGAAGACTTTTGGGTATACTACTTCAATGTGCTTCATAAAACAAGATACTGGTATATGACTTAGAGCTATATGTATAGCATCAACATGAAACAATGTTAAGCAGCATCTGGTcttgtggtatgtgctctgagCTGTCGTCTTggtggtcccgggtttgaaccctgtcTGCCTCTATGCTCCACCGTCCTGCAGgtggtttgggctaggatattGGTTAATCATCTTGA
The DNA window shown above is from Biomphalaria glabrata chromosome 5, xgBioGlab47.1, whole genome shotgun sequence and carries:
- the LOC106066711 gene encoding RAB7A-interacting MON1-CCZ1 complex subunit 1-like isoform X1, which produces MASVNRSLDLNQDLDVNLNLSEFCKNIMKDVAQRTDNKSMQEVENIYEQRCLKILKNIDKTNIHNLPEPQKCQYLQTIAQFVLELTYIDECKLVEEEFPPEDPTTFSRVMFIIDTLSRVDNLAQLLLPNKSILESLGPDILECLHWRKGALFYMYCHTLNAKQEPSGFPDHYQKCLENGVEHLKSLLCTRNKPQWLRMVDGQVCDREYEEDDHTFLLTEGLYSDIHLLALMYCGELCYWLIQHSIRPEHSPVTEVVSSDTSSFPTSQGKPELNVDSRTINWDVYRQTGQACLKVYIKSATGPLSPGGWSTNRAEEIINYLNCH
- the LOC106066711 gene encoding RAB7A-interacting MON1-CCZ1 complex subunit 1-like isoform X2 encodes the protein MLPMYLSLCLLKIKRGYDIFIQIQYYIYLHPFLYNKSMQEVENIYEQRCLKILKNIDKTNIHNLPEPQKCQYLQTIAQFVLELTYIDECKLVEEEFPPEDPTTFSRVMFIIDTLSRVDNLAQLLLPNKSILESLGPDILECLHWRKGALFYMYCHTLNAKQEPSGFPDHYQKCLENGVEHLKSLLCTRNKPQWLRMVDGQVCDREYEEDDHTFLLTEGLYSDIHLLALMYCGELCYWLIQHSIRPEHSPVTEVVSSDTSSFPTSQGKPELNVDSRTINWDVYRQTGQACLKVYIKSATGPLSPGGWSTNRAEEIINYLNCH